One part of the Marinifilum sp. JC120 genome encodes these proteins:
- a CDS encoding TetR/AcrR family transcriptional regulator — translation MARKQQEKSLQTKKELMEAANELFGKKGFMETTVAEITKHAGYAKGSFYRHWVSKDKLFLEIVEEKLTEYRNSRDDRLDKAESLEEVMNIIWDFLENIVRDQNWAKVFLEFTIYASRVPELREDLSLSQYRLSEEVFADLVRDFVETDYAPEKIGAFNTVLFEGYMVRSSIESGFMIQSSNGAGLIGFDDVREAAVTLALTNGLKKAE, via the coding sequence ATGGCTAGAAAACAACAGGAAAAATCGCTCCAGACCAAGAAAGAGCTCATGGAAGCAGCCAACGAACTTTTCGGAAAGAAAGGTTTTATGGAAACCACGGTGGCGGAAATCACCAAGCATGCCGGATACGCCAAAGGCAGCTTCTACCGCCACTGGGTGAGCAAAGACAAACTCTTTCTGGAGATTGTGGAAGAAAAGCTGACCGAGTATCGCAACTCCCGCGACGATCGACTGGACAAGGCCGAATCCCTTGAAGAAGTCATGAATATCATCTGGGATTTTTTGGAAAATATTGTTCGCGACCAGAACTGGGCCAAGGTCTTTCTGGAATTCACCATCTATGCCTCGCGAGTGCCTGAACTGCGTGAAGATTTGAGCCTGAGCCAGTACAGGCTTTCCGAGGAAGTCTTTGCCGATCTGGTCCGCGATTTTGTGGAAACAGATTATGCGCCTGAAAAAATCGGAGCCTTCAACACCGTACTCTTTGAAGGATATATGGTCCGCAGTTCCATTGAAAGCGGATTCATGATTCAAAGCAGCAACGGTGCCGGACTGATCGGATTTGATGATGTTCGCGAAGCCGCCGTAACTCTGGCCTTAACTAATGGACTTAAAAAAGCTGAATAA
- a CDS encoding high-affinity nickel-transporter, producing the protein MRKLFISYLVLICCLYGVAVQAHPLGEVVQETTVMNEGARLLIVYDTSIGPSITATLIPDADHDGEVSAAEERKLARDIHALLLPNLEIYLDEKAVVPELYYDSVSPAPGGYNNGLRSNLVYAIPLPKEDFGKHYLKFSDNNFQTGELKWLKWKVQADPQFSVVKTSPDSRELNYQFFAKKIEGQGVSFPTPTPTVDDNGIRPSPQEDSSQAALKDYLAQENLGPGAILFALGLAFFLGMGHALSPGHGKAMVAAYLIGRSGRVRDAFTLGTIVTITHVASVIVLGIVALLLSRYFLPGDLYPWLGAFSGTLVFVVGYMMLARRALNKHGHSHHHDHGHSHDHHHSHSHDHDYESESAPVSWWSMLSLGIAGGMVPCPTALVVLLASVAFGRIVFGLLLILAFSLGLAAVLIIIGILTVRASKLTERFSGSRKWIENLPVLSAGLVMLAGIAIALNALHAGGILKFSF; encoded by the coding sequence GTGCGAAAGCTGTTTATCTCATATTTAGTTCTGATCTGCTGCTTGTATGGAGTGGCTGTGCAGGCCCACCCGCTGGGAGAAGTTGTGCAGGAAACCACAGTCATGAATGAAGGCGCAAGACTGCTTATAGTTTATGATACTTCCATCGGCCCATCCATTACCGCCACGCTTATTCCTGATGCCGATCATGACGGTGAGGTCTCAGCTGCTGAGGAACGTAAGCTTGCCCGTGATATTCATGCACTGCTATTGCCGAATTTAGAAATATATTTGGATGAGAAGGCTGTGGTTCCTGAACTTTATTATGATTCAGTTTCCCCGGCACCGGGCGGGTATAACAACGGACTGCGTTCAAATCTGGTCTACGCCATCCCTCTGCCAAAAGAGGATTTCGGCAAGCATTACCTGAAATTTTCCGATAATAATTTTCAGACCGGGGAACTCAAGTGGCTGAAGTGGAAGGTGCAGGCTGATCCGCAGTTTAGCGTGGTCAAGACTTCGCCTGATTCGCGGGAATTGAATTATCAGTTTTTTGCCAAGAAGATTGAAGGGCAGGGAGTTTCATTTCCCACTCCGACGCCAACTGTAGATGATAACGGAATCCGGCCCAGTCCGCAGGAGGATTCCAGCCAAGCTGCGCTCAAGGATTATCTTGCGCAGGAAAATCTTGGACCGGGGGCTATCCTTTTCGCTCTTGGGCTGGCTTTCTTTCTGGGTATGGGCCATGCGCTCAGTCCCGGACATGGCAAGGCCATGGTTGCGGCCTATCTCATCGGGCGCAGTGGACGTGTGCGTGATGCCTTCACTCTCGGGACCATCGTAACCATCACCCATGTTGCCAGCGTGATTGTGCTTGGTATCGTAGCCTTGCTGCTTTCGCGCTATTTTCTGCCCGGCGATCTTTATCCGTGGTTGGGGGCATTTTCCGGTACGTTGGTCTTTGTGGTCGGCTACATGATGCTGGCGCGCAGGGCCTTAAACAAGCATGGGCATTCCCATCATCACGACCACGGCCATTCTCATGATCACCATCACAGCCATTCGCATGATCATGACTATGAAAGCGAGTCCGCTCCTGTTTCATGGTGGTCCATGCTTAGTCTCGGTATTGCCGGTGGAATGGTTCCTTGTCCTACCGCTCTGGTGGTGCTTTTGGCTTCTGTCGCTTTCGGGCGAATTGTATTTGGACTGCTGCTAATTCTCGCATTCAGTCTCGGGCTTGCCGCAGTGCTGATCATTATCGGTATTTTAACCGTGCGGGCCTCGAAACTTACCGAAAGGTTTTCCGGTTCTCGCAAGTGGATTGAGAATCTGCCTGTGCTGAGTGCCGGGCTGGTTATGCTGGCAGGCATAGCTATTGCGCTTAATGCGCTACATGCGGGTGGGATATTGAAGTTTAGTTTTTAG
- a CDS encoding TRAP transporter small permease, with translation MGNQALNLIDKFEALLKNIAAICLIGMALMTGADIISRGVLDTPIFGVEDIVAVLAVLTTGLALGYAQSQKANIGVEFLYSKMNARTRRIVRIITTSMSVALFSMVTWRLYLYGCSMREAEEVSMTLELPTDMVIFALAFGFGCFTLTLLKELILLFTGEE, from the coding sequence GTGGGTAATCAAGCTTTAAACCTCATTGATAAATTTGAGGCACTTTTAAAAAACATCGCCGCCATCTGCTTGATCGGTATGGCACTTATGACCGGGGCGGACATTATTTCACGCGGCGTGCTGGATACCCCTATTTTCGGGGTCGAAGATATTGTTGCGGTTCTGGCTGTACTGACCACCGGGCTGGCCCTTGGTTATGCCCAGTCCCAGAAAGCAAACATCGGCGTGGAATTCCTGTATAGCAAAATGAACGCCCGCACCCGGCGCATTGTCAGGATCATCACCACTTCCATGAGCGTTGCTCTTTTCAGTATGGTCACTTGGAGACTTTACCTTTACGGCTGCTCCATGCGCGAGGCAGAAGAAGTCTCCATGACTCTTGAGCTGCCTACTGATATGGTCATTTTCGCACTCGCTTTCGGTTTCGGTTGCTTTACCCTTACCTTGCTGAAAGAACTCATCTTGCTTTTCACAGGGGAAGAATAA
- a CDS encoding TRAP transporter large permease — protein MEPTTLGIIGIFVMLALLMTRMPVAYVMTLVGFGGFSMLISVKGGMNLLSRNFYDTFSSYSLSTIPLFILMGQLAFNSGISRRLYSTAYHFLGHIQGGLAMATVAACTAFGSVCGSSPATAATMATVGIPEMKRYGYANSLAAGSVASGGGLGMIMPPSIVLIVYGILTEQSIGELFMAGILPSVVLTILFIIAIALVCHRDPSLGPKGEKFPLSAKLKSLMGLIDTIAVFALVIGGMFFGFFTPNESAAVGVLGILILGIIKRQLSWQAFVNSLYETLRTSVMVLFLVAGALIFGKFLAVTRIPFNVAAWTASFDLHPLIIVSMILFVYFIGGCIMDALALIMLTIPVFYPVITTLGFDPIWFGVIIVLVTQIGVITPPVGINVYVVYGMAQKFAPDITLEDIFKGTMPFLLAILVGIILFAIFPQIILYLPQAMY, from the coding sequence ATGGAACCGACAACTCTAGGAATTATAGGCATCTTTGTGATGCTTGCCCTGCTCATGACCCGCATGCCCGTGGCTTACGTCATGACCCTTGTGGGCTTTGGCGGCTTCTCCATGCTCATCTCCGTAAAAGGCGGCATGAACCTGCTTTCACGCAACTTTTACGACACTTTTTCATCCTACAGCCTGTCCACCATTCCGCTGTTTATCCTTATGGGCCAGTTGGCCTTTAACAGCGGGATCAGCCGCAGGCTCTACAGCACGGCTTACCATTTTCTAGGACATATTCAGGGCGGACTGGCCATGGCAACCGTTGCCGCCTGCACCGCCTTCGGCTCGGTCTGCGGCTCCAGCCCTGCTACCGCTGCAACAATGGCAACAGTCGGCATCCCGGAAATGAAACGGTACGGCTACGCCAATTCCCTTGCAGCTGGTTCCGTTGCTTCCGGCGGGGGACTTGGCATGATCATGCCGCCCAGTATCGTGCTGATTGTTTACGGAATCCTTACCGAGCAATCCATCGGTGAATTGTTCATGGCTGGAATCCTGCCCTCGGTAGTGCTGACCATCCTGTTCATCATCGCCATTGCGTTGGTCTGTCACCGTGATCCCAGCCTCGGACCCAAAGGTGAAAAATTCCCCTTGAGTGCCAAACTGAAATCTCTCATGGGACTTATCGATACCATTGCCGTATTCGCCCTTGTAATCGGAGGAATGTTCTTTGGATTTTTCACTCCCAACGAATCCGCTGCGGTGGGTGTGCTGGGCATTCTCATACTGGGCATCATCAAACGTCAGCTCAGCTGGCAGGCCTTTGTTAACTCATTGTATGAGACCCTGCGAACTTCGGTGATGGTGCTCTTCCTCGTGGCCGGGGCTTTGATCTTCGGTAAATTTCTGGCCGTGACCCGCATCCCTTTCAATGTGGCTGCATGGACCGCATCCTTCGACCTGCATCCGCTGATCATTGTATCAATGATACTGTTTGTTTACTTTATCGGCGGCTGCATCATGGACGCGCTGGCCCTGATAATGCTGACTATCCCGGTCTTCTATCCGGTCATCACCACACTGGGCTTCGATCCCATCTGGTTCGGAGTCATCATCGTGTTGGTCACCCAGATCGGAGTCATCACACCGCCCGTAGGGATCAATGTCTACGTGGTCTACGGCATGGCCCAAAAATTCGCCCCGGATATCACCCTTGAGGATATATTCAAAGGAACCATGCCCTTTTTACTGGCAATTCTGGTAGGAATTATTCTCTTTGCCATCTTCCCGCAGATAATTTTATATCTGCCACAGGCTATGTATTAG
- a CDS encoding C4-dicarboxylate ABC transporter substrate-binding protein encodes MKKLLITVVAAAMCMCALPLTAGARSVNLTYSNFFPPTHIQSKLAQQWSDEVTKRTDGRVTIAYFPGGTLTKAKQCYDGVVEGLSDIGMSALAYSRGRFPTMAAVDLPLGYKSGVAATKVANTVYDKFQPKELRDVKVLFFHAHGPGLLFTAKKPVKTLEDLKGIKLRGTGNSAQLLKALGAAPVAMSMPDTYQAIRKGVVDGGVYPMETNKGWKMGEVVDYCTLDYPVGYTTTFFAVMNKDKWDAISEQDQKIIMDINKEFATKHGQAWDESDKEGREFLTKKGGQFIELSEAEGKRWKEKAAPMMDAYIKKAGKKKLDGKAILDFTVETLNKVQ; translated from the coding sequence ATGAAAAAACTTTTGATTACAGTAGTGGCCGCAGCCATGTGCATGTGCGCCCTGCCCCTTACTGCTGGTGCTAGATCCGTCAACCTGACCTACTCAAACTTTTTCCCACCCACCCACATCCAGTCCAAGCTGGCCCAGCAATGGAGCGATGAAGTAACTAAACGCACTGACGGACGTGTAACCATTGCCTACTTTCCCGGCGGCACGCTGACCAAAGCCAAGCAGTGCTACGACGGTGTTGTGGAAGGCCTTTCCGATATCGGCATGTCCGCGCTGGCTTACTCCCGCGGCCGCTTCCCGACCATGGCCGCAGTTGATTTGCCCCTTGGCTACAAATCCGGCGTTGCAGCCACCAAGGTTGCTAATACGGTTTACGATAAGTTCCAGCCCAAGGAACTGCGCGATGTAAAAGTACTTTTCTTTCATGCCCACGGTCCCGGACTGCTTTTCACTGCCAAGAAACCAGTCAAGACCCTTGAAGACCTCAAAGGCATAAAACTGCGCGGAACCGGTAACTCAGCCCAGTTGCTCAAGGCACTCGGCGCGGCCCCGGTAGCCATGTCCATGCCTGATACTTATCAAGCCATCCGCAAGGGTGTTGTAGACGGCGGCGTCTACCCCATGGAAACCAACAAGGGTTGGAAAATGGGCGAAGTTGTTGATTACTGTACCCTCGATTACCCGGTCGGTTACACCACCACCTTCTTTGCTGTAATGAACAAGGACAAGTGGGATGCTATTTCTGAACAGGACCAGAAAATAATCATGGATATCAACAAAGAATTCGCAACCAAACATGGTCAGGCATGGGATGAAAGCGACAAGGAAGGCCGCGAGTTCCTGACCAAGAAAGGCGGGCAGTTCATCGAGCTGAGCGAAGCTGAAGGCAAACGCTGGAAAGAAAAAGCCGCTCCCATGATGGATGCGTACATCAAGAAAGCTGGTAAGAAGAAACTCGACGGCAAAGCAATTCTCGACTTCACCGTAGAAACTTTAAATAAAGTACAATAA